The sequence GTGCTCGCTGGTGAGAATGTCTCCCTGCAATCCTAGAATCTTTCGGCTTTTTTGAGCTCACAACTTGGAAATAATCGCTTGTGGACACGGGGTGTATGGTGTGGTATGGCATGGGAATCGGGGTATACTGAGGATTTCTTGCTGAGATTTCataaaaagaatttatcaTAGTCATGTTTTGCGAGAACCCATGCATCCATTGACTGGTAGATATACCGACCACTATTTGCTTACGGACGTCATCTAACTTCAAAGCCTCAAAGTCAACAGTCGACTATTCTTTAAGTTACCTATCCCACTGATATCCTCGGCTGCCAGTGGTAGAGCCCTCATATTGGTACTTTTCTTCCATCTCATGGTACTTATCGAAACCAAGCCCCTCACAAACTTCGCCATACGACAATATTTGCTCTGGTTTCCCAACCAAAAAGGATGCCTTCAAGTTTTCCAACGTTTCTCTGATGCTCCTCAGCTTCGCTGCAACCAGAGTCCATGGATACGTGACAGCAGCGTATCCCAACTCTCCCAGCTCCTTAGCAGATAGATTCTCGGTCTTTCCCCCTTCAATAATATTAGCGAAACAAGGAAACTCCAGTTCCTGGAGGAATCTTTGCATGCTGGCGCGGTCTGGGGGAGCTTTCAGGAAAATGCAATCTGCACCGATCTCCTTGAATTTACGCGCTCTGGCAAGCGCTTCATCGTAGCCGTGTATGAAACTATCGGTTCGAGCTAGGATAAAGATGTCCAGTCCTGAGTTGCGTGCGTCAACTGCGGCTTGGATGCGGGCGTATGCTTCGTCGCGGGTGACGACGGACTTGCCCTTGGTATGGCCACAACCTAAGGTAGATATCAATAAAACGGCTGAACAATGAAGAGTGGAATGAGGCAGCGAAATGATATCTGTTTTGCTTACGCTTTGGCCACGTTTGGTCCTCTATCATTACGCCTGCCGCTCCAGCTAATGCGAACCTGCGGTACTCGAAGGATCAATTCACTGGCTCAGTTCAACCTCTGGGGAAGATCGAGAGAAGACTTAGAAGGCGTCTGTTGATCTGACGGCCTTACATACCCTTCAACGGTCCTTCGAACATTCATCGGGCTTCCATATCCAGTATCACCATCCACAAGCACAGGCACACTGACCTGTCTCACGACCTCCTGTATTTTCCCAACTGCTTCTTGAAAAGCGATATATCCAGTATCAGGCAGTCCATAGGATGATGCCATTGCGAACCCGCCAAGGAAGACGACGGGAAATCCGGCTTCTTCCACGAGTCGAGAACTCAAACCGTCGTAGCTGCACACTTGAGCAACAATTCTAGATGGATCGGCGTGCGCCTCATTGATCATTGACCGGAGGCGAGATGCCTGAAAAGAAGGAATCCGGCCACGAACATTGGGAATTTGGACTATGAGATCCGTAGCcctgttgctgttgctgtggGGATTGATGATGGGGGTTGGATTAAAAGAGAATGGATATGGGTGAGAGTTGACGGTTGGCTTGCACATGATTTCAAATCAATGCAGCTGCAGTTCTGCTTCAGTCAATTTTAAGGGTCTCCAGGACTAAAACTTGATCTCTACTCCCGTTTGGGCGATTGTAGCGCATCGTACGAGATAGTTCACAGGAATACGTGGTATGCTGGACACTGGGAACGTCTCCGATGTCGGAACGTCAATGGATTTTTGGCACTGGCGGCGAGAAACCAGTTGACGTCGTGACAATTCAAGATGCAAGCTGACACCTCCACCGAAAGGATTCATCTAGTACTTATACGCTGAAAAGGGGGAATAATTTCTAACGACTTGAAGCCAGACATTTGTTATTTTTGTCATTACATACATCTGTCCTCATGCTGTGCATCGTGCAGTGTCCCTGCAGGCTAGATGATGTAGCGGAACATTGGAGCTTTGTCCGCCTTTTCCGCTGTATCAACCGGCATAATTGGGTTCGGCTTTCCGTATTTCTTGTCTCGTCGCGCGTTTTCAATTCGATGGCGAACGGACAGGACGATAGACATAATACAGCTAAGTCCCAAGAACGCCAGCACAATGCTATACCCACGGACGTAATCGGGCCCCTCCCGATCTGGAAAACTTTTGCTAGCAAGGATGCTCCAGCAGTGGCCCGCGACTACAAGGATGCAAATTGCTgttatcttctttgattcgGCGCCAGCATTGTCCGTCGCCCATTGTATTCCCAACGGGATGCATGGAAAGATGCCAGCCACCATGAAGAAGACCCCAACAAGTGCGATTTGGGGATTTTCTTCGGCAGGAAAGGAAACTATGAGAGCCGTCCCTATTATCGACACCATGGTGGCACCGATGAGGAACGGTCCACGGGTTCTCCGCTTGTCCGAGATGAAACACACCCCAAGCATCACAACCCACGCGACGAGATACGGACCAATAGTCATGTACTGGGCCTGGGTATTTGTATATCCAAGTGACTTGAGGATGTTTGGCAAAAAGATCGAAATGGTTGCAAGGCCTGCATCATGTCCCATCTTGACAAGGGCACATGCATGCACTTTCCAGTCTGTGAAACCTGACACAACGTGCCTCTTGACTAGCACATTGTGCCCCTCACTGGCTTGACCCCGATTCATTCGCTCAATGGATACCGCACGTTCTTCTTCGTTGCTGAAAAGATTGGCGGTTTCTGGTCGATCAGGCAGAAACAATAGAATCACAAAAGCGAAAATAATGGTTGGCAGGCCTTCCACGAGAAACAGAACTCGCCAGCGTGCGAAGTGAGTTTTGATCAGTGAAATCCCATAAGCGATCAGCCCGCCGAATGCCCCTGACAGGGCAGCCATCCCCACGAAAATGGAAGTACGAAACGCTACTTCGCTGCGCGTGTACCAAAGCGTAAAATAGAAAACAGCACTCGGCGCAAATCCTGCCTAGATGCAGTTGAATACATAAGTTGTTCGACAAAATCTGGGGTATCTCACTTCAAATAAACCTATGCAGAATCGAGAACTTGCAAGGCCGGCAAAATTAAAGGCACCGGCGGCGGCGGACGCAGATACACCCCATCCCAGGACGCAAACAAACATAAACCTGGAGGGATGAAACCTTTTGCCATAAAGAGTAAAAGGGATTGCGAACATGACGCTGGCAAAGATTAGCATTACATGAGAGTATCTTGAAACCTCGGGCCCAAAGACTAACTATCCGAAATAGAATATGCTCGCTGCCCAGCCGTAGTCATCATCATTCCCGTTTAGGACATCTTCAACCAAGCCTTGGAGTTTGGCATTTCCGAGGTTGCTTCGGTCAAGGTACGCCTAGTTGTTCGCAGCTGATGGTCAGCGATGCCAGAGTGCACATGGGGATTGTGGACAAACCAGGAGGTAAAGGGTGACCATCTGAGGCATAATGACCATATCTTGCCGACGAACAAGCTTTCTATCACCAGTTCAAATCAGAGACACTGACAATAACCGCGCTTGGAAAATAATAAAGGATCTGGGATTGCCTACCTTTCAATTTCAGCCCTATACTGCTCAATGGCAAGCTCGTTTGTCTCTCCCACATCTATTCCTTCAAGCTCCACTCTTCCATCGTCCATGTTTTCTCGGAGGTCGCCCTTCTTCCTATATGTCGCCGTTTCTCTCGAATACCCTACTCTGCATTAAACAATCAAACAAACATAGAACAATGCAGCGAGAGGAACGATCAGGATGGGAGGCAATCCAGGCAAAAGAtaacaacaaaaaaaaaaaaaaaaaaaaaaagggggggggcTCCTTTTCAAAGGAAGACATTTCTCTTTTATACCGGTCGCTGCCTAGCTCTTCCAGATGGGATCtagaggaaaagagaaagaatgCTTCCCGGTTGtaaactactccgtactccgtacatgcaTCCCAAAACTATATAATATCTCTGGAATCTGCAGTCGCTAGCAGAGAAACCATGGTTCACGACGGGGTAACCATCATGCCAAGGTAGCGTGATGGGCTGGTGATCGACACCCCTTTGTGAAACTCAAAGGGGCCCATCTCTCTCTTATCCACAGAGCATGGAGGAAGATAAAGTCGGGATCTGTAATTATGCGGCATCGATAGTGGTGATTTGTGGGGAAGCAAGAAAAGCAGAGTCGAGAGGAAACTGTGCATATCCTGGGGGGCAACCTAGAGGGATTACTTGCGGAGGAATGCCTTGTACGGGGTAGGCGGTTAGGTATGCTCTCCCGTTGGAGTTTCTCGGAAGAAGATTTTCATCTGACGCATGCCGCCGCTTCAGCGCTGATCAGCGGAGTGCATCCAGTCCAGCTATCGGGCTGCAGCAATGGCGCATCTGGCATCTTGGTTCCGGAAAAGCTTTGAAAGGGCTAGGAGCGGGTCATCTCTGCCGTGGGCTTCAAAAGTTTGCTTGCTGCATGGTCTCGGAGGGATTGCAATCCGTACGCCGTTACGCTGATCAACCGCGAGCTACCCATGTTTCTGCTTCAGCAAGCAAAGTCTTAATACTCTATACTCCGGAAAAGAATAGGAGCTACCGTAGCATGCCCATTCACTAACTGGTCAGACTTGTCAATTTCAAGCTTCTGATGAGCGGGAAACGGACTAATTGGTCTATCTATCGAGTTCAGAGAAGCACACTCGGCATGCTGAGCTCGGGGTCTTTACTTGCGCAACATGCGAGATAGCTCATTCTCTGCAGTCTAAGGATATGAAGAGCTCGGATCAGGGCGATAGTCATACAAAAATGTTTGTCCAAGTTTCCCAAAGTGAAATTTGGTATGTGAACTTGCCCTATGCACGCTTGTGGCGTGTAGCTCTATATTTGTCCTACCTCACCCTCCAGCTATAGCTAGCCCATTCAAGCATTTTtctctaaaaaaaaaaggggcaTCCGATTTCGGAGGTAGAAGACATTCGATGTATATCGCGGTTCACCACACGAAGTTAGACATCGTCTACGCGAGTGGTGGTATAGTGGCACCAAACCCCGTCCGCCGCTGGGTGgattattctgatttctcagcaAATCCGTGTGCCTGGAGCTCGTCTGCTCCCACATCTGGCGTAGGTACGGATGACTCTGCTTCCATGAGTTTCTGTGCATGGTCGTCGAGGCGTCCATAGGCCCTTGGATTCCTTTTTGAAGCCCCATGTTCTGACTTGGCTTGATAGCCTCTTATTCTAAGATGGTATCAATTACACTGTCCCTTTAAAGCGGGAAGGTGGGATGTCATACCTTGGACCCTGACCTGTCTGCTCAGGGAATTCCGGGGCGTAAGCCCGTTCAAATGTTTCCACATCTTGGGCAAATGTCCCGTTCCAAATGCTTCCTCTGACCGCAGCGAAAAACTGATCCATGACGTGATGATTATGGATCTGCAGCAACGTCCATGCAAGCATTTCTTTTGCATTGAGCAAATGCTGGATATATGCACGGTGGTGATTCTTGCAGGTATAGCATTGACAGCCGGGTTTTAATGGCTCAGTATCAACTGCATGGCTCGATAACCACATATCGAACGCCAAAGGTAAATTCCttttgctattctctgtgGGCGGCTGAGGAAAGGTGAAATCGAATGCTAAACCTGCGTCGGACGCAGTTCCGATAAATGGTATTGTTGTAAGGTCAATCCCCAAAGAGATCTCCCTCAAGACCCTATGAGGCGTGTGAGGGTTTCCGAAAAACATTCGGACAAGGTGCGACATGGAATCGGGGACAGCCTCGACTGTTGATCCATCAAAGAGAGCGAAGCCAGAAATCGAATCCTTCATCTCATCTTCTAGATCCTGCACATATAAGAGCTGCATTTCCTTCTCCAGGGGGAGTAGGGGAGCAAGGAAAAGTGATTTGTTTGACACCCCGGACGTGTTTCCGGCGCCATACAGCCGGTCAATTGTGTCCCTAGTCCATGCATGAGTTCTGTCCACCATACGTTCCCGCCTCTTGACACCCGGTGGCTGCGTCAGGACGAGATCTGCTAGACCGACCGCAAAATCCGGCTGTAACTTCTCGATAGCTTTGGCATATTCTCCGTCTTCAAGCTGACGAAATCCGACAGAGGTGAATATCGTAATAGAATTTGAACTATTTGGTGTCGTGCAAGCGATAGGTGGAATTCTTCGTGGACCTAAAATCAGAAGGATGTCGTCTTGATGGCATAAAAAGTTCCGTAAAGCAGATTCAGATTGCTGTGCCGGGGTCTGATAGACGGGGGGAGTTACTCGTGGGCCTCGTTCAATGACTGGGCTGCTCCAGAGAGCAGAAGGATTAGCACGGGAGCCAGTGACGGTTCACGAGAGGGACATACAATCTTCCAGCCCAGCATATAGACTCTGAACGGACATATGATCTCGCATCGTGTCATGGGACACATGCGGGACGGCACCTCGGGAGGTAATTGGGACATAGTGAGGGGTCTGGATTGGTTTTCGTCCTTTGAGACACAAACGCCCGAGGCGCGGAGCGAGAATCGAGGGAGCGGAATTCAAGAGAGTGAATCCGTGCATTTCATCGGCCAAATTGTTAGGTGAGTTAGAATTCATCTTGGCCGCTCTGCAGGCTTCTTGCGACACACGAAAGTTCGTGAATATCGATTTGCGCGTCTGAGCACGGCGGATGGCCAGGTGATGGCTGAGTCAGCAACTTTATATCGCTGCTCCAGATAATGAAGGGGAAAGAAAAACGGCTGCTAGCTTCAACCAAGGAAAATTGATGGAGCTGTTCATTAATTGCTCAAAATTTGACCCAAGGGAAATAGAGTGGAAGCAGCGCCGCTTCTCAGTCCATCACACCGGGAATGAACAGGGGCAGTCCGTTCACAAATGAGCTTCGGCCCCAAGCAAACGGAGCAAACAAAGCCGTCGCAAAGCTCCCCACTGCCTCACCCCGGTCAGAGTCAACATGGACCGTTTCGCGTTGAGTCCCGAATAGCTACGCCGTTTCTTTCGCTAGGAAgtatatattataaaaaaaGGGACTTGATTCCAACAATGAGTTCAGATGCTGCCGTAGCTCATGCCGATCGTAAGATGGCCCGAGGTGCACTTATTGTCATTGAGGGGCTTGACAGGGCGGGCAAGTCAACCCAATGCGCGATATTGGTCGACAAGCTCCGTGAAAAGGGCCATGAGACGAAATACATTCGTTTCCCAGGTGCACATCCCTTTCGCCTCTAAACATTGAACTCCGTCTAACGATGTTGTAGATAGAACAACTTCGATCGGCAAAATCATTGACGGCTACCTGCGAGGCGAGACTCAATTGGATGACCATGCTATTCATCTGCTTTTCTCCGCCAATAGGTGGGAGTTAGCGTCTCAGATTCGCCAGGATATCTCCAATGGCATATCTATAGTCATTGACCGCTATTCTTACTCTGGCGCCGTCTATTCCGCTGCAAAAAATAACAGGGAGCTGTCACTGGAGTGGGCGTGGCAATCTGAGATTGGGCTACCCCGGCCGGATTTGTGgttctttctcaatatatcCCCAGAAAAAGCTGAAAGCAGAGGCGGCTACGGCTTGGAAAGATACGAGAATGTCACTCTCCAGCTGCGGGTTGGCGAGCTTTTCAAGTCGATGCAGGGAATGGAAAACAACGAGGAGATGCGCATAATTGATGCAAATCAATCCAAGGAACAAGTTGCACGAGATATCTCTGCACAGGTGCTAGCTGCGGTTGATTCCATCGAAGGTCCATTGAGGCAACTAGGCCACATGCCCTTTTGAACAACACCCAGTTCTCTCGAAATGACGATACTCGGTCAATGGTTATTACATCTTCCCATTCTGCATCATCATTTGTCGCCGCTTTTCAGCCTCACATAGACGTACCGTTGAGATTGGTGCGTCTTGACCTAGGAGCACCTTTTTTCCGGCGATTCAAGAGACAGCAGCCCAAGCTCTTCTTCAATAACGCGTAGCTTTGGGCCCCAGCTATCTTCACTTTGGTCGAACTTGTCCGTCGCGTCGAAATCAGAGAACTTATCCCGGGATCCCGTTGAACCGGGGTAAGCTGAGTCTATGAAGGGAACACCTCCATTTCTTTTTAGCCTTCCAGAACGACTTTTCGTCTCAGTCCTTTTGCCCCGTATCCTCAGAGTCATCTCTTTCATTAAGATGGACCATTCTATGATTGAACTACAGCTCGGACATTTCCCGTTCATGGGAATTATTCTGTTTGGCGCATTCCCAATCTCAAGGAACTTAGATGAGAGACAAAGTATGTGGGATGCGCAATTGCATTGTTCGTGCGGGCAGATGGCTATCAGGTCGTCTTCCAGATTCAGCTTTTGGTTGCAAATGCCACAAGGGATAACGTGCTTATCAAGAAGAAACTCAGCCTTGGCAAAGTAATTTTTGAGCTTTGCATTTTTGATGTCGAGAGAATCGAATGGTTTAGTCCCGTCTCGTTGTTTTTCGATATATTGGTCCACGACGACATTGATGGAGTCTGGAATTAAATTGTCTAGCAGCTGGCAACAACCCTGCCATGCACGATAAATCTCGGCTGAGAAGAAGTGGACTTCTAGTGGCCAGACAGAAAAGTAGGGCGAGCGTAATAAGAGATGTAAGGATTTCAGGATGCTTTTCAGAGATGAGCGAGGACGAGAGGAGCGCTTGGCCCGCCTTTCTGAACGGGGATATATCCGCACAGGAGGCTGCGATGAATCATCTTCGTGGTCGGCATGACGAGAACTTGGTGTATGTTGCCATGCCCACCTAGATAAAGATACCAAGTAGATCAGATGAGTATGTTTCAGATCATGTATTTGCCAGACTGAGAGACGGAGGAAAATCCCCTCGCAAGAGGGAAAGCAACAAACTCACTCGAATTGCAGTGCCGCCGTTCTACTCATAAAGCCGCTCACGAGCATGACCATCTCCCATGGCCTGAGGGAGACTTTATGCGTCCTTTTGGCGCCGCCTTGTATGAGGCCGTTGTGTTGTGCCAGCCTCCTTGCAGGGTTGGGGGTAGATCCAATATAGAGACTGGCGTGTCTGACAGTTGACCGCAGCAAGTAGGCGCAATAGAATGCTGGTATCGGTTTGACAGCCTCCTGGGATGGTGGTTCGTATGAGGGTGTATGTCCCATTGAATCAGGCTCCGAATACATTCCCAGTTTGATGTTAGATGTTTTCAACAATGCTAGAGGCAGGATACTTTATGTTGCCAGTGGATCTAATCAGTGAGGACTGGTATTGTGCGCTCCTGGCATGTCTCATCCACCTTGAGATGTGCGCATCAAATGTCTTCAAAATCTTTGGTATGACTCAGTCACAGCAAATAGTTACACAGCTTGATTAACCAAGTCCTCCCACAGAGTGATAAATGCTTTTGAAATTAACCATGTAGCCCTAGGTATGTGATTGTCGGTGATAACAAGCAAGCTGCTGCGATAAACAAAAGCAGCACGGCCATCCATCAAGGATCCTGATTGGACAGTGGACGGAACATCAGTTTTGCCAATTCCCGGTCTCCTGGAAGCCACTCCCAACCTTAACTGCGCCTTTGGCCGATAAAAGCATGCAGAGAAGAGGATTATCTGTGTTGACGAACAGCTGCTGGGGTAGAGGACGGAGAATGGAGGAGAATGCCACAGAATGCCGCATTACATTTCCATGTCCGGAAATGATGCATGGATGGCGATGGCAGCTTAAAAACAGCGAGCCTTTGAGGTCTTGCAACACAGTCTCTCGCCGCCTGTTACTCCGTCCCTGGGATCTCGATTGACATTGGCTGCAAGCACAGTAGCCTCAGTCGTATGATGACAGCATGTACGCCGTATCTGCAAGAGAGCGGCATTCGCGCTCATTTCCCCAAATTATCAGGTCCTCCTGCTGCACTTCTATCAAACCACGAGAATATCCCTCTAGGTTACCTCTCATAGTTTCTCCCAAGCTCGATCTGGCACCTCTTGAAGGGCCCTCCGCCCCGGCTCTGAGCGAAGACCAGACGGCGGCTTGTCGCCAAGAGGTGCCTGGATCGACGAAATCGTTCGAAGGGTGCCAGGATGACGGGGGACTCAGGTCACACCCTAAGCGCCAAATACCGCCCCATACCGGGTTACTTACGTCACACTCAAGGGCTGTATCGTACTTTCGCGGGATCTGTGGGAAGTCGGGTGTTCcgctatttttttttttaagccTGGAGCTTGTTCGTCCGCAGCTCCAAGAAGAGCGAGGAAAACCACTGACGCCATTGCTATGGAATATCGGATTGTGCTtgctttccttctttttctttttctttttctttttttttttcccctcttccCGCCTAATCATACAAGCTCAGCAGAACCAGCTGCGCATTTATGCAGGTTATCAATTCAACACGAACCACGTCAATGATCTGTTTGTTACCCGGTCAATCAGACTTGGCTCTGTGGAAAACCACTCTCGGATGGTAGGTAATTTTACGGCGTTCGCTGGCATTTGATATTCACAATCCTCAGCCTCTATGCCTCGGAGCTTTTTTTTGCCCTCTCTGAACACAGGTTTCTCCCCTGAATAGTCTATTTCAATTTCTCTCCTACTCTTGCTTTGACACGCCAGCGGCAGAACCTGTCCAAGGATCGCGGACGGATAAGCCTATAAGTTATACTGTAGCTACTGGGTATATCGGTACCTTGAGCTAGGTACTTATCTTCGGCACATACATAACTAGCAGCTCCAGGGTGGTACTCTGCAGGCATCAATGTTGAAAGCAACCTTGCATGCCAGGGTGCACGGAGAACAATAAGGAAGTTAGTCACTTTAAGGTGGGAGATGTTGATATTGATAATGAATGGGTGGAAGAGGTGACCGCTGACATGGCAAGAGAAGGGCTTGGATAGGAAATCCGCACTCTTTCTCGAAGCCAGCTGAGTGCCTATGATGCTTTGGATAAACTTTGGTGCGCGTGGTATTGCATCTATGTCTACTTTCAAGAGAGGTTTTTGGTGAGCCAGGGCTGGTTGCCCGGCTGTGCGCGCTCTGAAGGCCATTCAGGCCAGATAAGCTCAAGAGAGCAGCGTCATCATGGAGTTCGCTGAAACTGTTACCACACCGAACCCCCAAGAAAACTTTGCACGGAGATGAAGATCCTCCCAGCACATCCATCTGCACTGGCATCCGTAGAAATTTCACACTTTGCTACTGCCACCGCGAAGTAATTATTCCCCGAGCACGCTGGAGGATGGCAAAGATGGAGACGCAGTGGCGGCGATGCATCCGTGGACGAGACAAGGCATTATTACCGTAGTTACCGTACGTGACCAGCTGGCTAAATTTTCAATACATCACCAGCGCGTAAGATACCGTACCGTTATGGAAGGCTCCACCCAAGGTTGGCTAATATCGCTCCTCCCCATTTTCATCCATTGATGAGGTATTCTTCGCTTCCCTCCGATCACCTCGACGTTTCGGCTGATCTCGCTCGCTCCGGCCTTCTCACCGCGAACTCTCGCCTCTCCCCGTCTGGTGTCCTCCATCCAACTCGTCTGCCGTATTCTGCTCCCCTGCTGAGTACCTGTTTCTCCCCAATTACTCCTCTTCCGTTCCGCCCAAAACTCACTCTGCCAATGCGTTGTTCGCATCCGGCTTGGGCTTCTCCTTAGGCGTGACACTCCACTGATCCTCTCCGCCTCGCACTTCCCACCACCTTAGACATGGTGGCTCCGCCGTCAACGGGAGGCAATGCTGCCGCGCAGCATCCCCAATCGACCAGCCGCTCCTCTGCCCGGATCGCGAATTCCTCCCATCACCCTTACGCCCCCAATGTTCCGCTCAGCGCTCGAAGGGCTGCGCCCTTGGATCTTTCTACCGTCGAACGCCGAGGTCATCAGAGCGCTGTTAGAGAACCCGTAAAACGAGTCAGACCGCATGGCCTGCCAGAAGCCCCTACCTTCCGGCCTACCGAGGAGGAGTTTAAGGATCCCATGGAATATATTCGGAAGATTGCACCCGAAGGAAAGAAGTATGGCATTTGCAAGATCATTCCTCCTGATAGCTGGGATCCGCCGTTTGCTATTGATACCGAGGTATGAATGCACTTGAAGAATAggaacaagaaaagaaatttcaGAGGCTTTCACTCAGCTGCAGCCTTTGCGATGCGCGATGAACTCAGTGACGCTAACTATCCTCTGCAGCGCTTCCATTTTCGAACCCGTAGACAAGAACTTAATTCAGTTGAGGGAGGTATGTATGCAGACAATGGATCGTGAACCCCAGCCGACTCTCGGACCTTAGGCTAACAGTGAGGAAGGAACTCGAGCGAATCTGAACTACCTAGATCAGTTAACGAAGTTCCATAGACAGCACGGCACGACGTTAGCGCGTTTCCCGAGTGTTGACAAGCGCCCGCTTGATCTTTACAAATTGAAAAAGGCTGTCGAAGTTCGAGGCGGCTTCGACCAGGTCTGCAAACTGAAGAAGTGGGCGGAAATTGGCCGCGACTTAGGTTATAGCGGAAAGATTATGTCGTCGTTATCCACGTCTCTCAAGAATTCCTATCAGCGTTGGTTACAACCATACGAAAACTACCTCCTTCTCGCAAAGCCGGGCGTTCAGCAGCAGCTAGAAATCGAGCACGGCGGTCCTTTTACTCCCTCTCCGAAGGCGTCTCCCCCAAATAAGAAGGTTTCCTCGAATGTAAACGGAACAACAGGAGCTAGTAGCAAGTCATCAACGGTAAAAGCATCCGCGGCACTTAATTCTTCCTTAGAACGCAGTAAAAGCTCGGAAAAGTCGGAAAAATCAGAAAAATCAGCTCCGCCTCCCGAACCAGCCTCGATTCGGCCTATAACAGTTGGCTTTACCGCCGTGAACGCCCCTGCGAATGGTATCCCCAAAACAACTTCCTTTGTCCCTATTAATAATGGGCCATCGGTCGTGAAAAAGGAAACCGACCAAGGAGCTGAAAGCACGACAACTCGAGCTCCGGATACCGGTACTGTCTCGAAGAACTCGGAATCTCGTCGTGTCTCTGCAGTTAATGGCCATGATTCTTATCCGTTGAAACGGGCGCTGGGCAATGAGAGCGCCGCTGGTACTCCGCAGGCGGAAAATGGAGACGATGGTGCGAATGGCCGGCGGAGCAAGCGTCTCAAGAAAGGTATGCATTCTCTTGATTATGAATATCCCGCAGCTGACTGTTAACGTGCTTTAAGATGTTGTTCCGACAGTGTCGGGGTCAAATATGAGCTTACTACGCCCCGCTCCTCCCCAATCTCGTCCCAAAGGTGGGAATAGAAAAACCGGCGATGTAAGCACACCCGATAATCCAAGGGATAATTTTTGTTGTGTAAACATGCTAACTCGACTTTTCGCATTCAGAAATGTGAAACTTGCGGGAAAAGCAACGATCGCCCTTCGATTCTCCTCTGTGACGGTTGCGATAACGGATACCATATGCACTGTCTCGATCCCCCTCTTAGCAATGCTCCCAACTACGATTGGCATTGCCCGAAATGCCTTGTTGGGACGGGCGAATATGGCTTTGAAGAAGGCGGAATATACTCTTTAAAACAGTTCCAAGAAAAGGCGGATGCGTTCAAAAGGAACTATTTTTCTGGGAAGATGCCATTCGATCCAGTGCTTAACGCTCATCGTCGCGAGACAGAAGACGACGTTGAGCGAGAATTCTGGAGACTCGTGGAAAGTCTTACTGAAACGGTGGAAGTTG is a genomic window of Coccidioides posadasii str. Silveira chromosome 3, complete sequence containing:
- a CDS encoding uncharacterized protein (EggNog:ENOG410QDJK~COG:C), whose translation is MCKPTVNSHPYPFSFNPTPIINPHSNSNRATDLIVQIPNVRGRIPSFQASRLRSMINEAHADPSRIVAQVCSYDGLSSRLVEEAGFPVVFLGGFAMASSYGLPDTGYIAFQEAVGKIQEVVRQVSVPVLVDGDTGYGSPMNVRRTVEGFALAGAAGVMIEDQTWPKRCGHTKGKSVVTRDEAYARIQAAVDARNSGLDIFILARTDSFIHGYDEALARARKFKEIGADCIFLKAPPDRASMQRFLQELEFPCFANIIEGGKTENLSAKELGELGYAAVTYPWTLVAAKLRSIRETLENLKASFLVGKPEQILSYGEVCEGLGFDKYHEMEEKYQYEGSTTGSRGYQWDR
- a CDS encoding uncharacterized protein (EggNog:ENOG410PJ5U~COG:G~TransMembrane:6 (i28-48o132-151i163-183o189-211i223-241o253-275i)) — its product is MAALSGAFGGLIAYGISLIKTHFARWRVLFLVEGLPTIIFAFVILLFLPDRPETANLFSNEEERAVSIERMNRGQASEGHNVLVKRHVVSGFTDWKVHACALVKMGHDAGLATISIFLPNILKSLGYTNTQAQYMTIGPYLVAWVVMLGVCFISDKRRTRGPFLIGATMVSIIGTALIVSFPAEENPQIALVGVFFMVAGIFPCIPLGIQWATDNAGAESKKITAICILVVAGHCWSILASKSFPDREGPDYVRGYSIVLAFLGLSCIMSIVLSVRHRIENARRDKKYGKPNPIMPVDTAEKADKAPMFRYII
- a CDS encoding uncharacterized protein (EggNog:ENOG410PJ5U~COG:G), which encodes MDDGRVELEGIDVGETNELAIEQYRAEIERKLVRRQDMVIMPQMVTLYLLAYLDRSNLGNAKLQGLVEDVLNGNDDDYGWAASIFYFG
- a CDS encoding uncharacterized protein (EggNog:ENOG410PG40~COG:A~BUSCO:6799at33183), which translates into the protein MNSNSPNNLADEMHGFTLLNSAPSILAPRLGRLCLKGRKPIQTPHYVPITSRGAVPHVSHDTMRDHMSVQSLYAGLEDFIERGPRVTPPVYQTPAQQSESALRNFLCHQDDILLILGPRRIPPIACTTPNSSNSITIFTSVGFRQLEDGEYAKAIEKLQPDFAVGLADLVLTQPPGVKRRERMVDRTHAWTRDTIDRLYGAGNTSGVSNKSLFLAPLLPLEKEMQLLYVQDLEDEMKDSISGFALFDGSTVEAVPDSMSHLVRMFFGNPHTPHRVLREISLGIDLTTIPFIGTASDAGLAFDFTFPQPPTENSKRNLPLAFDMWLSSHAVDTEPLKPGCQCYTCKNHHRAYIQHLLNAKEMLAWTLLQIHNHHVMDQFFAAVRGSIWNGTFAQDVETFERAYAPEFPEQTGQGPRIRGYQAKSEHGASKRNPRAYGRLDDHAQKLMEAESSVPTPDVGADELQAHGFAEKSE
- the CDC8 gene encoding Thymidylate kinase (EggNog:ENOG410PNUS~COG:F~BUSCO:12766at33183), with the translated sequence MSSDAAVAHADRKMARGALIVIEGLDRAGKSTQCAILVDKLREKGHETKYIRFPDRTTSIGKIIDGYLRGETQLDDHAIHLLFSANRWELASQIRQDISNGISIVIDRYSYSGAVYSAAKNNRELSLEWAWQSEIGLPRPDLWFFLNISPEKAESRGGYGLERYENVTLQLRVGELFKSMQGMENNEEMRIIDANQSKEQVARDISAQVLAAVDSIEGPLRQLGHMPF
- the SLX1 gene encoding Slx4p interacting protein (EggNog:ENOG410PGIA~COG:L~BUSCO:8326at33183), with the translated sequence MYSEPDSMGHTPSYEPPSQEAVKPIPAFYCAYLLRSTVRHASLYIGSTPNPARRLAQHNGLIQGGAKRTHKVSLRPWEMVMLVSGFMSRTAALQFEWAWQHTPSSRHADHEDDSSQPPVRIYPRSERRAKRSSRPRSSLKSILKSLHLLLRSPYFSVWPLEVHFFSAEIYRAWQGCCQLLDNLIPDSINVVVDQYIEKQRDGTKPFDSLDIKNAKLKNYFAKAEFLLDKHVIPCGICNQKLNLEDDLIAICPHEQCNCASHILCLSSKFLEIGNAPNRIIPMNGKCPSCSSIIEWSILMKEMTLRIRGKRTETKSRSGRLKRNGGVPFIDSAYPGSTGSRDKFSDFDATDKFDQSEDSWGPKLRVIEEELGLLSLESPEKRCS